The Chryseobacterium suipulveris genome window below encodes:
- the nuoK gene encoding NADH-quinone oxidoreductase subunit NuoK, protein MGEMNSFIQSVPLEYFLILSTVLFCLGVLGVLVRKNAIIILGCVELMLNSVNLMLAAFSSYKGDGNGQILVFFIMVVAAAEVAVGLAIIAMIYRNTKSVDISIFNKLRG, encoded by the coding sequence ATGGGAGAAATGAATTCATTTATACAGTCCGTTCCGCTGGAGTATTTCTTGATACTCAGCACGGTACTGTTTTGTCTCGGTGTTTTGGGCGTACTGGTTCGCAAGAATGCCATCATTATTTTGGGTTGTGTGGAACTGATGCTGAATTCTGTAAACCTGATGCTCGCAGCTTTTTCCAGCTATAAAGGCGACGGAAACGGACAAATCCTGGTATTCTTCATCATGGTCGTTGCGGCGGCGGAAGTTGCGGTAGGTTTGGCGATTATCGCAATGATCTACCGAAACACAAAATCAGTGGACATTAGTATTTTTAATAAATTAAGAGGATAA
- the nuoH gene encoding NADH-quinone oxidoreductase subunit NuoH, producing the protein MELLTFKIILVVALFAVSLGVAAYSTWGERKVAAILQDRIGPNRTGPFGILQPLADGGKLFFKEGFIPANADKFLFYVGPAITMFISLITGAVIPWGKSLNIGGTSFDIQVANIDVGVLYLIGMVSVGVYGMMIGGWASNNKYSLIGAIRASSQMISYELAMGLSLLAIILMAGSLDLHFITSSQGTGKIWGIIPADGMNWNIFYQPLAFIIFFVAAMAETNRHPFDLPECESELVNGYMTEYSSMNFGQYMFGEYVNMFISNALIATLFFGGFNYPGINWVSENWGENAAGIISILAMLAKVIFGIVVFMWIRWTIPRFRYDQLMHLGWKTLIPLALLNLVVTAAVIIFFAA; encoded by the coding sequence ATGGAATTATTAACATTCAAGATAATTTTAGTTGTTGCCCTGTTTGCAGTTTCATTGGGAGTTGCAGCGTACTCAACTTGGGGCGAGAGAAAAGTTGCGGCAATACTTCAGGACAGGATCGGACCCAACAGAACAGGACCGTTCGGAATCCTGCAACCGTTGGCAGATGGTGGAAAACTCTTCTTTAAAGAAGGATTCATCCCCGCAAATGCCGACAAATTCCTTTTCTATGTAGGACCCGCAATCACCATGTTTATCTCGCTGATCACCGGTGCGGTTATCCCGTGGGGAAAATCGCTGAACATCGGCGGAACTTCATTCGACATCCAAGTTGCCAATATCGATGTAGGTGTACTTTACCTGATCGGAATGGTTTCGGTCGGAGTTTACGGAATGATGATCGGAGGTTGGGCTTCAAACAACAAATATTCACTCATCGGTGCGATCCGTGCTTCATCACAGATGATTTCATATGAATTGGCGATGGGACTTTCTCTTTTGGCAATTATTCTGATGGCGGGAAGTCTCGATCTTCATTTCATCACCTCCTCACAGGGAACTGGGAAAATCTGGGGAATTATTCCTGCAGATGGAATGAACTGGAACATCTTCTACCAACCATTGGCATTCATCATCTTCTTTGTTGCTGCAATGGCGGAAACGAACCGACACCCATTCGATTTGCCTGAATGTGAATCTGAATTGGTCAACGGATATATGACGGAATATTCCTCCATGAACTTCGGTCAGTACATGTTCGGTGAATATGTAAATATGTTTATCTCGAATGCGCTGATTGCAACTTTGTTTTTCGGGGGATTCAATTACCCTGGAATCAACTGGGTCTCAGAAAACTGGGGCGAAAACGCAGCAGGAATCATCAGTATTTTGGCAATGTTGGCAAAAGTGATTTTCGGAATCGTGGTCTTCATGTGGATTCGTTGGACGATCCCGAGATTCCGATATGACCAATTGATGCACCTTGGCTGGAAAACATTAATTCCGCTTGCATTATTGAATTTAGTAGTAACAGCAGCAGTGATTATTTTCTTTGCCGCTTAA
- a CDS encoding NADH-quinone oxidoreductase subunit B yields MSDNKPVVRMDAEAPEGFSGEGFFATKLSSVIGMARKYSLWPLPFATSCCGIEFMAVLNPTYDASRFGMERNSFSPRQADMLMVCGTISKKLGPVLKQVYTQMAEPKWVIAVGACASSGGIFDTYSVLQGIDKIIPVDVYVPGCPPRPEQIIEGVMQVQALCESESIRRRDTPEYRALLESYGIE; encoded by the coding sequence ATGTCAGATAACAAGCCAGTAGTTAGAATGGATGCAGAAGCTCCTGAAGGTTTTTCGGGAGAAGGATTTTTTGCAACCAAGTTGAGCAGCGTGATCGGAATGGCGAGAAAATATTCGCTTTGGCCACTTCCTTTCGCAACTTCATGTTGTGGAATTGAATTCATGGCGGTTCTGAACCCGACTTACGATGCTTCCCGTTTTGGGATGGAAAGAAACTCTTTCTCGCCAAGACAAGCAGATATGTTGATGGTTTGCGGAACGATCTCGAAAAAATTGGGTCCCGTGTTGAAGCAGGTTTACACGCAGATGGCGGAACCGAAGTGGGTAATCGCCGTTGGTGCATGTGCTTCAAGTGGAGGAATATTCGACACCTACTCCGTTCTTCAGGGAATCGATAAGATTATTCCCGTTGACGTGTACGTACCAGGATGTCCGCCAAGACCAGAACAGATTATCGAGGGAGTAATGCAGGTTCAGGCACTTTGCGAAAGCGAGAGCATCAGAAGAAGAGACACTCCTGAATACAGAGCACTCCTGGAATCCTACGGAATAGAATAA
- a CDS encoding NADH-quinone oxidoreductase subunit D, with protein MKDNALSNILNQYDSKEQIDGQLYTLNLGPTHPATHGIFQNVLTMDGERILHSEQTVGYIHRAFEKISERRNFTQITTLTDRMNYCSAPINNIGWHMTVEKLIGCETPKRVDYMRVIMMELARIADHMVCNGVIAMDAGAITGLTYLFREREAIYEMYEQICGARMTTNMGRIGGFERDFSPKFHELLQTWLKKFPRIWGEFCKLNERNRIFMDRTINAGPISAERALSYGFTGPNLRATGVDYDVRVASPYSSYDDFDFIIPVGTSGDTYDRFMVRQQEVWESLKIIEQAYKNLPDGPFHADVPEFYLPEKADVYTKMEALIYHFKIVMAETEIPTGEVYHCVEGGNGELGFYLVSDGGRSPYRLHFRRPCFIYYQAYPEMIQGALISDAIVTMCSMNVIAGELDA; from the coding sequence ATGAAAGACAACGCACTCTCCAACATACTGAACCAGTACGATTCCAAAGAGCAGATCGACGGACAGCTCTATACCCTGAATCTCGGTCCGACCCACCCCGCAACACACGGAATCTTCCAGAACGTCCTCACAATGGATGGTGAAAGAATTCTGCATTCCGAGCAAACGGTGGGATATATTCACCGCGCTTTCGAGAAAATCTCAGAAAGAAGAAATTTCACGCAGATCACCACACTTACCGACCGAATGAATTACTGTTCCGCGCCAATCAACAATATTGGGTGGCACATGACGGTGGAAAAACTCATCGGTTGCGAAACTCCAAAAAGAGTAGATTATATGCGTGTCATCATGATGGAACTCGCAAGAATTGCGGACCACATGGTTTGCAACGGAGTAATCGCGATGGATGCAGGTGCAATTACGGGACTCACCTATCTCTTCCGTGAAAGGGAGGCAATCTACGAAATGTACGAGCAGATCTGCGGCGCAAGAATGACGACCAATATGGGAAGAATCGGTGGATTCGAGAGAGACTTTTCGCCGAAATTCCATGAGCTGCTTCAAACATGGTTAAAGAAATTCCCAAGGATTTGGGGCGAATTCTGTAAACTGAACGAAAGAAACAGAATCTTTATGGACAGAACCATTAACGCCGGTCCAATCTCCGCGGAAAGAGCTTTGAGCTATGGTTTTACAGGTCCAAACCTTCGTGCGACAGGTGTAGATTATGATGTGCGGGTTGCAAGTCCTTATTCTTCTTATGACGATTTCGATTTCATTATTCCGGTAGGAACTTCCGGCGATACTTATGACCGCTTCATGGTGCGCCAACAGGAAGTTTGGGAAAGTTTGAAAATTATCGAGCAAGCATATAAAAATTTACCAGATGGTCCTTTCCATGCGGATGTACCTGAATTCTACCTTCCCGAGAAAGCAGATGTCTATACCAAAATGGAGGCACTGATATACCACTTCAAAATCGTGATGGCAGAAACCGAAATTCCGACAGGAGAAGTTTACCACTGTGTTGAAGGAGGAAACGGCGAGTTAGGTTTCTATTTGGTGAGCGACGGTGGAAGAAGTCCATACAGACTGCATTTCCGAAGACCGTGCTTCATTTATTACCAAGCATATCCGGAAATGATTCAGGGAGCATTAATTTCGGACGCAATTGTGACGATGTGCTCGATGAATGTGATTGCAGGGGAACTGGACGCATAA
- a CDS encoding NADH-quinone oxidoreductase subunit A, protein MNIPENYIPIIIQFIVGSGFVLLSIIGTHFLGPSRRKSAVKKNESFECGVEVEGNARTPFSVKYFLTAVLFVLFDVEIVFFYPYAVNIREFGVAGFFAVFMFIAVFFIAFLYVWKRGALDWDR, encoded by the coding sequence ATGAATATTCCAGAAAACTATATCCCGATTATCATTCAGTTTATTGTCGGATCCGGTTTTGTTTTGCTTTCAATTATAGGCACCCACTTTTTGGGGCCTTCACGCCGCAAATCTGCTGTCAAAAAAAATGAAAGTTTCGAATGTGGTGTGGAAGTCGAGGGTAACGCGAGAACCCCGTTTTCTGTGAAGTATTTTCTTACCGCGGTACTTTTCGTACTTTTTGATGTGGAAATTGTATTCTTTTATCCTTACGCAGTAAACATCCGCGAATTCGGTGTAGCTGGATTCTTCGCGGTTTTCATGTTTATCGCGGTTTTCTTCATCGCTTTCCTTTACGTGTGGAAACGCGGCGCCCTCGATTGGGACAGATAG
- a CDS encoding NADH-quinone oxidoreductase subunit NuoE family protein has product MSETIAFKPETLEQVHKIITRYPEGRQKSALIPVLHLAQKEFGGWLDVPVMDYVAEVLNIKPIEVYEVATFYTMFNMKPVGKYVLEVCRTGPCMVSGSNKILDHIRTKLNIKDGETTADGLFTLKVAECLGACGYAPMMQIGKFYHENLTTEKVDEILELCRQGALALD; this is encoded by the coding sequence ATGAGCGAAACAATAGCTTTCAAACCTGAGACTTTAGAGCAGGTACATAAAATTATCACAAGATATCCTGAAGGACGGCAGAAATCCGCACTTATTCCGGTGCTGCATTTGGCGCAGAAAGAATTCGGCGGCTGGCTTGACGTTCCCGTGATGGATTATGTTGCCGAAGTCCTGAACATCAAACCGATCGAAGTGTATGAAGTGGCAACTTTCTACACCATGTTCAATATGAAGCCCGTCGGGAAATATGTTCTCGAAGTTTGCAGAACCGGACCATGCATGGTTTCCGGAAGCAACAAAATCCTGGATCACATCCGAACGAAGCTGAACATCAAAGACGGTGAAACAACTGCTGACGGACTTTTCACGCTGAAAGTGGCGGAATGTCTCGGAGCGTGCGGTTACGCACCGATGATGCAGATCGGAAAATTTTATCATGAAAATTTAACCACAGAAAAAGTGGACGAAATCCTGGAACTTTGCAGACAGGGAGCGCTTGCTTTGGATTAA
- a CDS encoding NADH-quinone oxidoreductase subunit J family protein: MEQIIFFFIAFLAVASAFFFVFGKNPIYSILSLIVTFFSIAALYILLNAQFLGIVQIIVYAGAIMVLFLYILMMLNLNKADESRKQNIMKFIGVFTAGLLLIGILGAFRGMQTGTIAGNVDSSVGLTKNLGRLLFNEYVLPFELASILILAGIVGAVLIGKKDL; encoded by the coding sequence ATGGAACAGATCATATTTTTCTTCATCGCGTTTTTGGCTGTAGCGAGTGCTTTTTTCTTCGTGTTCGGCAAAAATCCGATTTACTCGATTCTTTCATTAATCGTAACCTTCTTTTCGATCGCAGCACTTTACATTTTACTCAATGCCCAGTTCCTGGGAATCGTTCAGATCATCGTTTATGCGGGTGCGATCATGGTTTTGTTCCTTTACATATTAATGATGCTGAACCTCAACAAAGCTGATGAAAGCCGAAAACAGAACATCATGAAGTTCATCGGCGTTTTCACCGCGGGATTGCTGTTGATCGGTATTTTGGGAGCGTTCCGTGGAATGCAGACAGGAACTATCGCAGGAAATGTGGATTCAAGTGTAGGTTTGACGAAGAACCTTGGAAGATTATTGTTCAACGAATATGTATTGCCATTCGAGCTTGCCTCGATCCTGATTCTCGCGGGAATCGTGGGTGCGGTACTGATCGGTAAAAAAGATTTATAG
- a CDS encoding NADH-quinone oxidoreductase subunit C: MTNEFVLEAITREFPESVISHSEPYGFLTLEIKKDDIKKVIHYLRDSSLEIKFLTDICGIHYPENPEKELGVIYHLHNMMTNFRIRLKTFMPRENAEVDSMTDLYAGANWMERETFDFFGIKFKGHPDLRVILNDPELGYHPMLKEYRLEDGTRTDKDDKMFGR, encoded by the coding sequence ATGACAAACGAATTTGTTTTAGAAGCCATCACCAGAGAATTCCCGGAGTCTGTGATTTCACATTCAGAACCTTATGGATTTCTTACCTTGGAAATCAAGAAGGACGATATCAAAAAGGTGATCCATTACCTCAGAGATTCTTCACTGGAAATAAAATTCCTGACCGACATCTGCGGAATCCACTATCCTGAAAATCCCGAAAAGGAACTCGGCGTGATCTACCACCTCCACAATATGATGACCAATTTCAGGATTCGCCTGAAAACCTTTATGCCAAGAGAAAATGCTGAAGTCGATTCGATGACCGACCTTTATGCAGGTGCAAACTGGATGGAAAGAGAAACCTTCGACTTCTTCGGAATCAAGTTTAAGGGGCATCCCGATTTAAGGGTAATTCTGAACGACCCGGAACTCGGCTATCACCCGATGCTGAAGGAATACCGCCTCGAAGACGGAACCAGAACCGACAAAGACGACAAAATGTTCGGAAGATAA
- a CDS encoding DUF2281 domain-containing protein translates to MESLLHQKISDKIKEIPEYLLEELSDFIDFLMIKKIKKTGQKTFRKIK, encoded by the coding sequence ATGGAATCGCTCCTTCATCAAAAAATATCGGACAAGATCAAAGAAATTCCCGAATATCTGTTGGAAGAATTATCTGATTTCATTGACTTTTTGATGATAAAGAAAATAAAAAAGACTGGGCAAAAAACCTTTCGGAAAATCAAATAA
- the nuoF gene encoding NADH-quinone oxidoreductase subunit NuoF produces MSKKLLLKDAHIEGIRYFDVYRKQGGYEAVEKALKMTPEAIVEEVKTSGLRGRGGAGFPTGMKWSFLAKPEGVPRYLVVNADESEPGTFKDRYLMEFLPHILVEGMIISSFALGANTSYIYIRGEYSWIPDILEEAIEEAKKNGFLGKNILGTGYDLEIYVQRGAGAYICGEETALLESLEGKRGNPRLKPPFPAVKGLWESPTVVNNVETIAAVVPIINITGAEYAKIGVGRSTGTKLISACGNINKPGVYEIDMTITVEEFIYSDEYCGGIKDGKKLKACIPGGSSVPILPANLLLKTINGEPRYMNYESLADGGFATGTMMGSGGFEVLDEDQCIVEHTMTLARFYAHESCGQCTPCREGTPWMYKILKKIENGEGTMADIDLLWDIQRKIEGNTICPLGDAAAWPVASAIRHFRDEFEWHINNPESQTRNYGLANYADPIPVPAKAE; encoded by the coding sequence ATGAGTAAAAAACTTTTACTTAAAGACGCACACATCGAGGGAATCCGCTACTTCGACGTTTACCGCAAACAAGGCGGCTACGAGGCGGTGGAAAAAGCCCTGAAAATGACCCCGGAAGCAATTGTGGAAGAAGTAAAAACTTCGGGACTTCGCGGTCGTGGTGGTGCAGGTTTCCCAACGGGAATGAAATGGAGTTTCCTGGCAAAACCAGAAGGTGTTCCAAGATATTTGGTAGTAAATGCCGACGAATCCGAACCGGGGACTTTCAAGGATCGTTACCTCATGGAATTCCTTCCCCACATTTTGGTCGAGGGAATGATCATCTCCTCTTTCGCATTGGGAGCAAATACTTCGTATATCTACATCCGCGGTGAATATTCCTGGATTCCCGATATTTTGGAGGAAGCCATCGAAGAAGCAAAGAAAAACGGATTCCTCGGAAAAAATATTCTGGGAACCGGTTACGATCTTGAAATCTACGTGCAGCGTGGAGCGGGAGCATACATCTGCGGTGAAGAAACCGCGCTTCTTGAATCTCTGGAAGGCAAAAGAGGAAACCCAAGGTTGAAACCACCATTCCCAGCTGTGAAAGGACTTTGGGAATCCCCTACCGTTGTAAATAACGTTGAAACGATTGCAGCAGTAGTTCCGATCATCAACATTACAGGAGCAGAATATGCGAAAATCGGTGTAGGAAGATCAACAGGAACCAAACTGATTTCAGCGTGCGGAAACATCAATAAACCGGGAGTTTATGAAATCGATATGACCATCACTGTTGAGGAATTTATCTATTCCGACGAGTATTGTGGTGGAATTAAAGATGGCAAGAAACTTAAAGCATGTATTCCGGGAGGAAGTTCGGTTCCAATTTTGCCAGCAAATCTCTTGCTAAAAACCATTAACGGCGAACCACGATATATGAACTACGAATCACTTGCTGACGGCGGTTTCGCTACAGGAACCATGATGGGATCAGGTGGTTTTGAAGTTCTGGACGAAGACCAGTGCATCGTGGAACACACCATGACTTTGGCAAGATTCTACGCCCACGAAAGCTGCGGACAATGCACGCCATGTCGCGAAGGAACTCCGTGGATGTATAAAATCCTTAAAAAAATAGAAAACGGCGAGGGAACAATGGCAGACATCGACCTTCTTTGGGACATCCAGAGAAAGATCGAAGGAAACACGATTTGTCCGCTCGGTGATGCGGCAGCATGGCCAGTTGCATCGGCTATCCGCCACTTCAGAGATGAGTTCGAATGGCACATCAACAATCCTGAATCGCAGACAAGGAATTACGGATTGGCAAATTATGCAGATCCAATCCCTGTTCCTGCAAAAGCAGAGTGA
- a CDS encoding 2Fe-2S iron-sulfur cluster-binding protein, protein MSEEVKKFKITIDGQEVEVLPGTSILEAARQIGGQSVPPAMCYYKPLETSGGRCRTCLVEVSKGSDADPRPMPKLVASCRTNVMDGMEVKNVTSEKTQEARKGVTEFLLINHPLDCPICDQAGECHLQDLSYEHGLETTRTEFTRRTFEPEDIGPYIKLNMNRCILCARCVLVANQLTEEREHGILFRGDHAEISTYLNKALENDFIGNVIDVCPVGALTDRTSRFASRVWFTKPVNATCSCDKCSGKAVLWMKGDEIIRVTARKDQYDEVEEWICNDCRFHKKDLKLWNVEGPRHIDRHSVISLNHYEKPKEYFRQIDNPDAKEISESDENQKGDKII, encoded by the coding sequence ATGAGCGAAGAAGTAAAAAAATTCAAGATAACCATTGACGGACAGGAAGTAGAGGTGCTTCCTGGAACTTCTATTCTTGAAGCGGCGCGACAAATCGGAGGACAATCTGTTCCGCCTGCAATGTGCTACTACAAACCACTCGAAACGAGCGGCGGAAGATGCAGAACTTGTCTGGTGGAGGTTTCCAAAGGTTCGGATGCAGATCCGCGACCAATGCCAAAATTGGTGGCAAGCTGCAGAACCAACGTGATGGACGGAATGGAAGTAAAAAACGTAACCTCCGAAAAAACTCAGGAAGCAAGAAAAGGCGTTACCGAATTTCTGCTGATCAATCACCCACTCGATTGCCCAATCTGCGATCAGGCGGGAGAATGCCATCTCCAGGATTTGAGTTACGAGCACGGTCTTGAAACGACGAGAACAGAATTCACCAGAAGAACATTCGAACCAGAAGATATCGGTCCTTACATTAAACTCAACATGAACCGTTGCATTCTTTGTGCAAGATGCGTTCTTGTTGCCAATCAGCTCACAGAAGAAAGAGAGCACGGAATCCTTTTCAGAGGCGACCACGCAGAAATTTCTACCTATCTGAACAAAGCGTTGGAAAACGACTTCATCGGAAACGTGATCGACGTGTGTCCTGTAGGTGCTTTGACCGACAGAACTTCGCGGTTTGCAAGCAGAGTGTGGTTTACCAAGCCAGTGAACGCAACTTGCAGCTGTGACAAATGTTCAGGAAAAGCCGTACTGTGGATGAAGGGAGACGAAATCATTCGGGTAACTGCAAGAAAAGACCAGTACGACGAAGTGGAAGAATGGATATGTAACGACTGTCGTTTCCACAAAAAAGATTTGAAATTATGGAACGTGGAAGGACCGAGACACATCGACCGACACTCCGTAATCTCGCTCAACCATTACGAAAAACCAAAAGAATATTTCCGACAGATCGACAATCCAGACGCCAAGGAAATTTCTGAAAGCGACGAAAACCAAAAAGGAGACAAAATAATCTGA
- a CDS encoding NuoI/complex I 23 kDa subunit family protein: MKLTNRSKVVSNKEMTFMEKLYLPEIVKGMVITLRHAIEGPKGKVFAYPEVKKPRAKVWRGLHVLKRDEEGRERCTACGLCAVACPAEAITMTAAERTKDEMHLYREEKYASVYEINMLRCIFCGMCEEACPKSAIYLTDRLVDVETNRGSFIYGKDKLVEKINERIDITARQSELQKKSVK; this comes from the coding sequence ATGAAACTTACCAACAGATCAAAAGTGGTCTCGAACAAGGAAATGACCTTCATGGAGAAGCTTTACCTTCCTGAAATCGTGAAGGGAATGGTGATCACTTTGAGACACGCGATAGAAGGGCCGAAAGGAAAAGTTTTCGCCTATCCTGAAGTGAAGAAACCGAGAGCCAAAGTTTGGCGCGGACTCCACGTGTTGAAACGTGACGAGGAAGGAAGGGAAAGATGTACTGCATGCGGACTTTGCGCAGTTGCCTGTCCTGCAGAAGCAATTACCATGACCGCCGCGGAAAGAACAAAGGACGAAATGCACCTTTATCGCGAAGAAAAATACGCATCGGTTTACGAGATCAATATGCTTCGTTGCATTTTCTGCGGAATGTGTGAGGAAGCGTGTCCGAAATCCGCAATCTACCTTACCGACAGATTGGTGGATGTGGAAACCAACCGCGGAAGTTTCATCTACGGAAAAGACAAACTTGTGGAAAAGATCAACGAGAGAATCGACATCACCGCAAGACAGAGCGAACTGCAAAAAAAATCAGTAAAATAG
- the nuoL gene encoding NADH-quinone oxidoreductase subunit L, producing the protein MENLVYAIILLPLFGFLFSGLFGKQLPKAVVGGVATLVVFASFCIALSIFMKFDSESPARIIRAFEWFRVNGIQVNFGFHIDQLSLMMILIITGIGSLIHFYSIGYMSHDKGFHRFFAYLNLFVFSMLLLVMGSNYLILFIGWEGVGLCSYLLIGFWYKNLEYGAAARKAFIMNRIGDLAMIIGICMIAYQTNAVDFLSVAQNSSKFELDSPIIIFITASLFIGAVGKSAQIPLFTWLPDAMAGPTPVSALIHAATMVTAGIYLVVRSNFLYSLAPTTMDGILFVGLLTALVAAFIGLRQNDIKKVLAYSTVSQLGFMFVAVGVGAYTTAMFHLMTHAFFKALLFLGSGSVIHAMSGEQDMRFMGGLKDKIKITHITFLIGTLAISGFPFLSGMISKDEILTNTFGKNPMIWVILFIVATLTAIYMFRAYYLTFHGEFRGSEEQRKHLHESPTNMTLPLIVLAILSVIGGFINLPHFIGHGHYAKLADWLKSIYVYDVKLPEVAFNTEMVLVALTVLMLFTVWFFVKKTYVDKKKMALADEKYTGWERLSNRKLLFDEFYNATFVKFVEGLGVAGNMFDKAILARFVNFIGWGAEDSGRAAKRLQNGNVENYVLIMSLAIGIILIVNFLLQ; encoded by the coding sequence ATGGAAAATTTAGTTTACGCAATTATACTTTTGCCATTATTCGGGTTTCTGTTCAGCGGACTTTTCGGGAAACAGTTGCCAAAAGCAGTGGTAGGAGGTGTAGCAACACTCGTAGTATTTGCATCTTTCTGTATTGCTTTAAGCATCTTCATGAAATTTGATTCAGAAAGTCCTGCAAGAATTATCCGCGCTTTCGAATGGTTTAGAGTGAACGGAATCCAGGTGAATTTCGGGTTCCACATCGACCAGCTTTCTTTGATGATGATTTTGATTATCACGGGTATCGGATCGCTGATTCACTTCTACTCCATCGGTTACATGAGCCATGACAAAGGTTTTCACCGTTTCTTCGCTTACCTGAATCTGTTTGTTTTCTCCATGCTTTTATTGGTAATGGGAAGCAACTATCTGATTCTCTTTATCGGTTGGGAAGGTGTTGGACTTTGTTCTTACCTGTTGATCGGTTTCTGGTACAAAAACCTGGAATACGGTGCTGCAGCGAGAAAGGCGTTTATTATGAACAGAATCGGTGACCTTGCAATGATCATCGGGATCTGTATGATTGCCTATCAAACCAATGCAGTGGATTTCTTGTCGGTAGCTCAGAATTCATCAAAATTCGAACTCGATTCACCAATCATCATTTTCATCACGGCAAGTTTGTTTATCGGAGCAGTCGGCAAATCGGCGCAGATTCCTTTATTCACTTGGCTTCCTGATGCAATGGCGGGTCCGACTCCAGTTTCTGCACTCATTCACGCGGCGACGATGGTTACAGCGGGGATTTATCTGGTGGTTCGTTCAAACTTCCTTTACTCGCTCGCTCCAACCACGATGGACGGAATCCTGTTTGTGGGATTACTAACTGCGTTGGTTGCTGCCTTTATCGGTTTAAGACAGAACGACATCAAGAAAGTTCTTGCCTACTCCACAGTTTCGCAATTGGGCTTCATGTTTGTTGCAGTGGGAGTTGGCGCCTATACAACCGCAATGTTCCATTTGATGACGCACGCTTTTTTCAAGGCGTTGCTGTTCCTCGGTTCTGGATCTGTGATTCACGCGATGAGCGGCGAACAGGACATGAGATTTATGGGCGGGTTAAAGGATAAAATTAAGATCACGCACATTACTTTCCTCATCGGAACATTGGCAATTTCGGGATTCCCATTCCTTTCAGGAATGATTTCCAAAGACGAAATCCTGACCAACACTTTTGGTAAAAATCCGATGATTTGGGTAATTCTTTTCATCGTTGCGACACTTACGGCGATTTATATGTTCAGAGCTTACTACCTTACTTTCCATGGGGAATTCCGAGGAAGTGAGGAACAGAGAAAACACCTACACGAAAGTCCGACCAATATGACTTTGCCGCTGATTGTACTGGCAATCCTTTCTGTGATCGGTGGTTTCATTAACCTTCCGCATTTCATTGGTCATGGTCATTATGCAAAACTTGCTGATTGGTTGAAATCCATCTATGTTTACGATGTAAAACTTCCTGAAGTTGCCTTTAATACCGAGATGGTTTTGGTGGCATTAACGGTACTGATGTTATTCACCGTTTGGTTCTTCGTGAAAAAAACCTACGTGGACAAAAAGAAAATGGCTTTGGCAGACGAGAAATACACTGGTTGGGAACGGCTTTCGAACAGAAAACTTCTTTTCGACGAATTCTACAATGCGACCTTTGTGAAGTTTGTGGAAGGACTCGGTGTTGCTGGTAATATGTTCGACAAAGCAATTCTCGCAAGATTTGTGAACTTCATCGGATGGGGAGCTGAAGATTCGGGACGGGCTGCAAAACGGCTCCAGAACGGAAACGTGGAAAACTACGTGCTGATCATGTCTTTGGCCATCGGAATAATCTTAATTGTTAACTTTTTATTACAATAA